The following are encoded together in the Variovorax sp. PBS-H4 genome:
- a CDS encoding GbsR/MarR family transcriptional regulator, protein MADSTRLPALNQRFVAHFGEMGSRWGINRTVGQIYALIFISERALNADEIAELLEFSRSNVSMGLKELQAWRLVRLRHLPGDRREYFEAPQDVWEIFRVLAEERRRREIEPTLSMLRSALLETPSSDAERHAQARMRQMHELIDRLMTWFDDVQKLAPETAMQLMGMGAKVTRVLEFKDRLTGRTARPPAATPKPARLANKKD, encoded by the coding sequence ATGGCCGACAGCACCCGCCTCCCTGCCCTCAATCAACGCTTCGTCGCCCACTTCGGCGAGATGGGAAGCCGCTGGGGCATCAATCGCACGGTCGGGCAGATCTATGCGCTGATCTTCATTTCCGAGCGCGCGCTGAATGCCGACGAGATTGCCGAGCTGCTCGAGTTCTCGCGCTCCAACGTAAGCATGGGACTGAAGGAACTGCAAGCCTGGCGGCTGGTGCGCCTTCGCCATCTGCCCGGCGATCGCCGCGAGTACTTCGAGGCGCCGCAGGATGTCTGGGAGATCTTCCGCGTGCTGGCCGAGGAGCGCCGCCGGCGCGAAATCGAGCCGACGCTCTCGATGCTGCGCAGCGCGCTGCTCGAGACGCCCTCAAGCGACGCGGAGCGCCATGCCCAGGCACGCATGCGGCAGATGCACGAGCTGATCGACCGGCTCATGACCTGGTTCGACGATGTCCAGAAGCTGGCGCCCGAAACCGCGATGCAGCTGATGGGCATGGGCGCCAAGGTGACCAGGGTGCTCGAATTCAAGGATCGCCTCACGGGCCGGACGGCACGTCCCCCGGCGGCGACCCCGAAGCCGGCCAGGCTCGCGAACAAGAAGGACTGA
- a CDS encoding biliverdin-producing heme oxygenase: MPEEERASSLLVQRRADVLQALRTATAPLHERLDKGLPIAREDASLDDYAAHLRVLRPWLEALRRDLGASRVAALHAAALRIDAKLADLALDLADAGDAAPALQPAFQPADACVPPAFGWGLAYVVEGSQLGGVVLHRRLRDRLAPHPLRYLSKAGDEAGVAARWRDFILQLRESVVDPASIRQAERGATAAFLDLLERFGARGAKACADNPRP; the protein is encoded by the coding sequence ATGCCTGAAGAAGAACGCGCATCGTCCCTGCTCGTGCAACGGCGCGCCGACGTGCTGCAGGCGCTGCGGACCGCAACCGCGCCGCTGCATGAGCGGCTCGACAAAGGCTTGCCGATTGCCCGCGAGGATGCCTCGCTCGATGACTACGCGGCCCATTTGCGCGTGCTTCGGCCGTGGCTCGAGGCGTTGCGGCGCGACCTGGGTGCGAGCCGGGTTGCGGCGCTGCACGCGGCGGCTCTGCGCATCGATGCCAAGCTCGCGGACCTGGCGCTCGATCTGGCCGACGCCGGCGATGCTGCACCGGCGCTCCAGCCCGCCTTTCAGCCCGCGGATGCCTGCGTGCCGCCTGCGTTCGGTTGGGGATTGGCCTATGTGGTCGAAGGCTCGCAGCTCGGCGGCGTCGTGCTCCACCGCCGGCTGCGCGACCGCCTCGCACCGCATCCCTTGCGTTACCTGTCGAAAGCCGGGGACGAAGCAGGGGTTGCGGCGCGCTGGCGCGACTTCATCCTGCAGTTGCGGGAAAGCGTCGTGGACCCCGCCTCCATCCGGCAGGCCGAGCGCGGCGCGACGGCCGCTTTCCTGGACCTGCTCGAGCGCTTCGGCGCCCGCGGGGCCAAGGCTTGCGCGGATAATCCCCGCCCATGA
- a CDS encoding glycosyltransferase family 4 protein encodes MKVLSITPTYFPQVGGIESVVRELAVRTSGPGVQVDVAHVSPKLAQPSVDELDGLKVYRVPVAGNRLAGYARDFGRLAAGYDLLHVHDPQLMMLTGNVLLQCRHIPAVLSTHGGFRHTTRHRSIKWLHERLLMRSLLRHYRKILATSESDTAYFSQFSDRVEKCENGIAYAKFQQGLLTGAPDASKWIYWGRWSRNKRIDAVIDTVAMARDQGIAIDLLIAGPDFDNLRESLQDQIRALKLDRSVRLHPYIEDAALMHELQQRTVFVTGSEYEGFGVGILEAMAAGKIVLCRDIAPINGFVERGVNGFFLGFERSAVDMATVRELTGLDATRCAAMSEAAQRKAKRYDWDSVAQQFSAHYAQALAAES; translated from the coding sequence TTGAAAGTTCTTTCCATCACGCCGACCTACTTTCCGCAGGTGGGCGGCATCGAGTCGGTGGTCCGCGAGCTGGCCGTGCGCACCTCGGGCCCTGGCGTGCAGGTCGACGTGGCCCATGTGTCGCCCAAGCTCGCGCAACCCTCCGTGGACGAGCTGGACGGCCTGAAGGTCTACCGCGTGCCCGTGGCCGGCAACCGGCTCGCCGGCTATGCGCGCGACTTCGGCCGCCTGGCCGCGGGCTACGATCTGCTGCACGTGCACGACCCGCAACTGATGATGCTCACCGGCAATGTGCTGCTGCAGTGCCGCCACATCCCGGCCGTGCTGAGCACGCACGGCGGCTTCCGCCACACGACGCGGCACCGGTCGATCAAGTGGCTGCACGAGCGCCTGCTGATGCGCTCGCTGCTGCGGCACTACCGCAAGATCCTGGCGACCAGCGAGTCGGACACGGCGTACTTCAGCCAGTTCTCGGACCGCGTCGAGAAGTGCGAAAACGGCATCGCCTATGCCAAGTTCCAGCAGGGCCTGCTGACCGGCGCGCCCGATGCGTCGAAATGGATCTACTGGGGCCGCTGGTCGCGCAACAAGCGCATCGACGCGGTGATCGACACGGTCGCCATGGCCCGCGACCAGGGCATCGCGATCGACCTGCTGATTGCAGGGCCGGACTTCGACAACCTGCGCGAATCGCTGCAGGACCAGATCCGCGCGCTGAAGCTCGACAGGTCGGTCCGGCTGCACCCCTACATCGAGGATGCCGCGCTGATGCACGAGCTGCAGCAGCGCACCGTCTTCGTCACCGGCAGCGAGTACGAGGGCTTCGGCGTCGGCATTCTCGAGGCCATGGCGGCGGGGAAGATCGTGCTGTGCCGCGACATCGCGCCGATCAACGGCTTCGTCGAGCGCGGCGTCAATGGCTTCTTCCTCGGCTTCGAACGAAGTGCGGTCGACATGGCCACGGTTCGGGAGCTCACCGGTCTGGACGCCACGCGCTGCGCCGCGATGTCGGAGGCCGCGCAGCGCAAGGCAAAGCGCTACGACTGGGACTCGGTGGCGCAGCAGTTCTCCGCGCACTATGCGCAGGCGCTGGCCGCCGAAAGCTAA
- a CDS encoding ATP-binding protein, with product MLVLDPKTLRIAAFSANWDNGGIDEAAEFLRDRQLHHLVLGAPAQSLGVVCAGANTFDASAHRTADHLIAEFEPALPSQGNEAPIYSLMRVFLPQLQRAGSMEELSRLAVAEMKRLTGFGRCLLYRFDEAGHGEVLAQVLEPGYDSYAGHHFPASDIPQQARELYLLNRFRLIADANYQPVPLQTADASLASHQIDLSQSQLRSVSPIHLEYMRNMGTLASASVSIVVDGRLWGLISCHDHAPRPLGIPTRRACEHLGQLLALQIQSNSATASVAERLELRQLTLEIVAQLSESDDATLQHLVREDSLMLRVARAEGVAVVLNDTVWHVGQTPEKTQILQIAEWIVGMGAEVYHNNALPAHYAAADAFAAKAAGVLAISISQVHRHLVLWFRPEIVQTVTWAGEPRKAVTAAPDGRIHPRLSFASWVEHIRGRSVAWSDAEVGAAAELRQALIAIVLRRAEEMAAVATELARVNKELESFSYTVSHDLRAPMRHISGYVDLVVSQEGDKLSDRSLRYLTQAREASAFAGQLVDSLLDFSRMGRASLKRRAVDTSLLVSDLVRELSRGEQGPVQWIVEPDLPLLHADALLVQVAVRNLLSNAIKYSRGRDPARVTVRGVRVAQGDGLEVEDNGVGFQMKYADKLFGVFQRLHAAEEFEGTGIGLANVKRIVERHGGEVWARGEVGVGATFGFVLPRVDDAAPDRHGEGNDA from the coding sequence ATGCTTGTGCTGGACCCGAAGACGCTGCGCATTGCCGCCTTCAGTGCGAATTGGGACAACGGTGGCATCGACGAAGCTGCCGAGTTCCTGCGCGACCGGCAACTGCATCACCTTGTCCTGGGGGCACCCGCGCAGTCCCTTGGCGTGGTCTGCGCAGGGGCGAACACGTTCGATGCCTCTGCCCATCGCACCGCAGACCACCTGATCGCCGAGTTCGAGCCAGCGTTGCCCTCCCAGGGTAACGAGGCGCCCATCTATTCGCTGATGCGGGTGTTCCTGCCCCAACTGCAGCGCGCGGGCTCCATGGAGGAGCTCAGCCGGCTGGCCGTGGCGGAAATGAAGCGGCTGACGGGCTTCGGCCGCTGCCTGCTGTATCGCTTCGACGAAGCAGGACATGGCGAGGTGCTGGCGCAGGTGCTCGAGCCCGGGTACGACAGCTATGCCGGCCACCACTTTCCGGCCTCCGACATTCCCCAGCAGGCGCGTGAGCTCTACCTGCTGAACCGCTTCCGCCTGATTGCCGACGCCAACTACCAGCCGGTGCCTTTGCAGACCGCCGATGCATCCCTGGCCTCGCACCAGATCGACCTGTCGCAGTCGCAGCTGCGCAGCGTTTCGCCAATCCACCTGGAATACATGCGCAACATGGGCACCCTGGCCTCTGCGTCGGTTTCGATCGTGGTCGATGGGCGCCTGTGGGGCTTGATCTCGTGCCATGACCATGCACCGAGGCCGCTCGGCATTCCGACGCGGCGAGCCTGTGAGCATCTCGGACAGCTGCTCGCGCTTCAGATCCAGTCGAACAGCGCGACGGCCTCGGTGGCGGAGCGGCTGGAGTTGCGCCAGCTCACGCTGGAAATCGTCGCGCAGCTGTCCGAGAGCGACGACGCCACCCTGCAACACCTGGTGCGCGAGGATTCGCTCATGCTGCGCGTCGCCCGTGCGGAAGGTGTGGCCGTGGTGCTGAACGACACGGTCTGGCACGTCGGCCAGACGCCGGAAAAGACGCAGATCCTTCAGATCGCAGAGTGGATCGTCGGCATGGGCGCGGAGGTCTATCACAACAATGCACTTCCTGCGCACTACGCGGCCGCGGATGCGTTCGCGGCCAAGGCGGCCGGCGTGCTGGCAATCTCGATCTCGCAGGTGCACCGCCACCTGGTCTTGTGGTTCCGGCCCGAAATCGTGCAGACCGTGACCTGGGCTGGCGAACCGCGCAAGGCGGTCACCGCCGCACCGGATGGACGGATCCATCCGCGGCTGAGCTTCGCGAGTTGGGTGGAGCACATCCGTGGCCGCTCCGTCGCCTGGTCCGATGCCGAAGTGGGCGCCGCTGCCGAGCTGCGGCAGGCGCTGATCGCGATCGTGTTGCGGCGCGCGGAGGAAATGGCCGCAGTCGCCACCGAGCTGGCCCGGGTGAACAAGGAGCTCGAGTCCTTTTCCTATACGGTGTCGCACGACCTGCGCGCCCCGATGCGCCACATTTCGGGCTACGTCGACCTGGTCGTGAGCCAGGAGGGCGACAAGTTGTCGGATCGTTCCCTGCGCTACCTCACGCAGGCCCGCGAGGCGTCGGCGTTTGCGGGGCAACTGGTCGATTCCCTCCTCGATTTCTCGCGCATGGGCCGGGCGTCGCTCAAGCGCCGGGCAGTCGACACCTCGTTGCTGGTCTCGGACCTGGTACGGGAGCTGTCGCGAGGCGAGCAGGGTCCGGTGCAGTGGATTGTCGAACCCGACCTGCCGTTGCTGCATGCCGATGCGCTGCTGGTGCAGGTTGCCGTGCGCAACCTCCTTTCCAACGCCATCAAGTACTCCCGCGGCCGCGATCCGGCGCGCGTGACGGTACGCGGCGTTCGCGTTGCGCAGGGCGACGGCCTGGAGGTCGAGGACAACGGGGTCGGCTTCCAGATGAAATACGCCGACAAGCTGTTCGGCGTCTTCCAGCGGCTGCACGCCGCGGAGGAATTCGAGGGCACTGGCATCGGACTCGCCAACGTGAAGCGCATCGTCGAGCGCCACGGCGGTGAGGTCTGGGCCCGCGGCGAAGTCGGCGTGGGCGCGACCTTCGGCTTCGTGCTGCCGCGCGTCGATGACGCAGCCCCAGATAGACATGGAGAAGGAAACGATGCTTAA
- a CDS encoding response regulator has product MIHEPSRSAQPASLRILILEDSRFDAELLLEAVGLAQPLAHATVVTTEGHFLDALRRETPTLILSDFELPGFSGAHALEIAKEMAPGVPFIFVSGVIGEDNAVELLKRGATDYVSKGRLARLPLVLERALGESADRQAREAAQHKLREANAAFAQAEARRLALIELGDRIRDLDDPSAIAYVASEMLGRMLNVDRAGYGVVNKAAETITIERDWCAPGVASLAGRLNFRDYGSYIDDLRRGVTVAFADAREDPRTRGTAQALEAIRARAVVNMPLTEREGLVGLLYLNHGGVREWSADELAYVREVGDRVRTAVARREAQIELQAFAASLERQVEERTRERDRIWALSEDLLGVANPDGYFESVNPAWTTVLGWTSDELRNAPLRQLLHPDDLPAAEIQFECLGRGERTRGFESRCRTRAGEYRWLTWTIVPEDGLYYSVARDITEQKERASELESAREQLRQSQKLEAVGQLTGGLAHDFNNLLAAISGSLELMRRKGADGRTVEVDRYLEVAQGAVKRAASLTHRLLAFSRRQTLEPKPLNPDRLVAGMEELIRRTMGPQISLDVVAAAGVWNVHADPGQLENALLNLCINARDAMPEGGQLTIETANRWIDARMAAGRDLAPGQYVSLSVSDTGVGMAPDVVARAFDPFFTTKPIGMGTGLGLSMVYGFARQSGGQVRIDSKPGEGTTVSLYLPRDLRTAEPEERGLPALASPRADQGDTVLVVDDEAALRMLIVEVMQGLGYATLEAGDGAEALRVLQSGERVDLLVSDVGLPGGINGRQLADAARTARPGLKVLFITGYAENAVVGQGHLDPGMQVMSKPFELEVLARRVKELIANA; this is encoded by the coding sequence ATGATTCATGAGCCGAGCCGATCTGCGCAGCCGGCAAGCCTGCGGATCCTGATCCTCGAGGATTCGCGCTTCGACGCCGAGCTGCTGCTCGAGGCGGTGGGCCTCGCTCAGCCCCTGGCGCACGCGACGGTGGTCACTACCGAAGGCCACTTCCTGGATGCCCTGCGCCGGGAGACGCCCACGCTCATCCTGTCCGACTTCGAGCTGCCCGGCTTCAGCGGCGCACACGCCCTCGAGATTGCGAAGGAGATGGCACCGGGGGTGCCGTTCATCTTCGTCTCGGGCGTGATCGGCGAGGACAACGCGGTCGAGCTGCTGAAGCGCGGCGCCACAGATTACGTGAGCAAGGGGCGCCTTGCGCGTTTGCCCCTGGTGCTCGAGCGCGCCTTGGGAGAGTCGGCCGATCGGCAGGCCAGGGAAGCCGCCCAGCACAAGCTGCGCGAGGCCAATGCCGCCTTTGCGCAGGCCGAGGCGCGGCGTCTGGCGCTGATCGAACTAGGCGATCGCATCCGCGACCTGGACGACCCCAGCGCCATCGCCTACGTCGCTTCCGAGATGCTCGGCCGCATGCTGAACGTGGACCGTGCCGGATACGGGGTGGTCAACAAGGCGGCGGAAACCATCACCATCGAGCGGGACTGGTGCGCGCCGGGTGTGGCCAGCCTCGCCGGCAGGCTGAACTTCAGGGACTATGGGTCCTATATCGACGATCTGCGGCGCGGCGTGACCGTGGCCTTTGCCGATGCGCGGGAGGACCCCCGCACGCGTGGCACTGCACAGGCGCTGGAAGCGATCCGCGCGCGCGCCGTCGTGAACATGCCGCTCACCGAGCGCGAGGGCCTCGTCGGGCTGCTCTACCTGAACCACGGGGGTGTTCGGGAATGGTCCGCCGACGAGCTGGCCTATGTGCGCGAGGTCGGCGACCGGGTACGCACCGCAGTGGCGCGGCGCGAGGCGCAGATCGAACTGCAGGCCTTCGCGGCCTCGCTCGAACGGCAGGTGGAAGAGCGCACGCGTGAGCGCGACCGCATCTGGGCGCTGAGCGAAGACCTGTTGGGTGTTGCCAATCCCGATGGCTACTTCGAGAGCGTCAACCCGGCCTGGACCACGGTACTGGGATGGACGAGCGATGAGCTGCGCAACGCGCCGTTGCGCCAGCTGTTGCATCCGGACGACCTGCCCGCCGCCGAGATCCAGTTCGAATGCCTCGGGCGCGGCGAGCGCACGCGCGGCTTCGAGAGCCGTTGCCGCACGCGTGCCGGCGAGTATCGCTGGCTCACCTGGACCATCGTGCCGGAGGATGGCCTCTACTACAGCGTGGCTCGCGACATCACCGAGCAGAAGGAGCGCGCGTCGGAGCTCGAATCCGCACGCGAGCAACTGCGGCAAAGCCAGAAGCTGGAGGCCGTCGGTCAGCTCACCGGCGGGCTGGCGCACGATTTCAACAATCTTCTGGCCGCCATCTCCGGCAGCCTCGAGCTGATGCGGCGCAAGGGCGCCGATGGCCGCACCGTCGAAGTGGACCGCTACCTCGAAGTGGCGCAAGGTGCCGTCAAGCGGGCAGCGTCGTTGACGCATCGGCTGCTGGCGTTTTCGCGCCGGCAGACGCTCGAGCCCAAGCCGCTCAACCCCGATCGGCTGGTGGCCGGCATGGAAGAGCTGATCCGCCGCACGATGGGCCCCCAGATCTCGCTGGATGTGGTGGCTGCCGCCGGCGTCTGGAACGTGCACGCCGACCCGGGCCAGCTGGAGAACGCATTGCTCAACCTGTGCATCAACGCGCGCGACGCGATGCCCGAGGGCGGCCAGCTCACCATCGAGACCGCCAATCGCTGGATCGATGCACGCATGGCGGCAGGGCGCGATCTTGCACCGGGCCAGTACGTGTCGCTGAGCGTCAGCGACACCGGTGTCGGCATGGCGCCCGACGTGGTGGCCCGAGCCTTCGATCCCTTCTTCACGACCAAGCCGATCGGCATGGGCACGGGCCTGGGCTTGTCGATGGTCTACGGCTTTGCCAGGCAGTCGGGTGGACAGGTGCGCATCGATTCGAAACCGGGCGAGGGGACGACCGTCAGCCTCTACCTGCCGCGGGATCTGCGCACGGCAGAGCCTGAGGAGCGTGGCCTGCCCGCTCTGGCGAGCCCGCGCGCCGACCAGGGCGACACGGTGCTCGTGGTCGATGACGAAGCGGCGCTGCGGATGCTGATTGTCGAGGTCATGCAGGGGCTGGGCTACGCCACGCTGGAAGCCGGCGACGGCGCCGAAGCGCTGCGCGTGCTCCAGTCCGGTGAGCGCGTCGACCTCCTGGTGAGCGATGTCGGGCTGCCGGGCGGCATCAATGGGCGCCAACTGGCCGATGCCGCCCGTACGGCCCGCCCAGGGCTCAAGGTGCTGTTCATCACGGGCTATGCGGAGAACGCCGTCGTGGGCCAGGGGCACCTGGACCCGGGAATGCAGGTGATGAGCAAGCCTTTTGAGCTGGAAGTGCTCGCCAGGCGTGTCAAGGAGCTGATCGCGAATGCCTGA
- a CDS encoding cytochrome d ubiquinol oxidase subunit II: MNTLNWATILPLVFMGVMGLALMIYVVLDGYDLGVGILLPFATDAEKDVMVSSIGPFWDANETWLVLGIGVLLICFPLAHGVVLSALYLPVTLMLVGLTLRGVSFDFRVKARDEHKRAWNNAFSIGSLLAAMAQGWMLGSYLTGFSSSGLSLAFSLGIALTLPTAYAMLGAGWLIMKTGDSLKQKAVRWARAVLWPMGVALVGISVATPIVSPTVFDKWFSLPQLLGLLPIPLACGVAFFAILQVISKPRVVAAGYGWVVFAGTVLIFLMAFLGLAYSIYPYVVLDRLTVWQAASATEALVVIGIGVAITLPAIIIYTIFMYRVFWGRAQALSYGTTAGPGPVASSGH; encoded by the coding sequence ATGAACACACTGAACTGGGCCACCATACTGCCCCTCGTCTTCATGGGGGTGATGGGGCTGGCGCTCATGATCTACGTCGTGCTCGACGGCTACGACCTGGGCGTCGGGATCCTGCTGCCTTTCGCGACCGATGCCGAGAAGGACGTGATGGTGTCGAGCATCGGCCCCTTCTGGGACGCGAACGAGACCTGGCTGGTGCTCGGCATCGGTGTGCTGCTGATCTGCTTTCCGCTGGCGCACGGCGTGGTGCTGAGCGCGCTCTACCTGCCCGTCACGCTGATGCTGGTGGGCCTCACGCTGCGAGGCGTGTCCTTCGACTTTCGCGTCAAGGCGCGGGACGAACACAAGCGGGCCTGGAACAACGCCTTTTCCATCGGCTCCCTGCTGGCTGCCATGGCGCAGGGCTGGATGCTCGGCAGCTATCTGACCGGGTTCAGCAGCAGCGGCCTGTCGCTGGCTTTCAGCCTGGGCATCGCGCTGACGCTGCCGACCGCCTACGCCATGCTGGGTGCCGGCTGGCTGATCATGAAGACCGGCGACTCGCTGAAACAGAAGGCGGTGCGGTGGGCCCGCGCCGTGCTGTGGCCGATGGGGGTTGCCTTGGTCGGCATCTCCGTCGCGACGCCCATCGTCAGCCCGACCGTGTTCGACAAGTGGTTCAGCCTGCCGCAACTGCTGGGCCTGCTGCCCATTCCGCTGGCCTGCGGCGTAGCCTTTTTCGCGATCCTGCAGGTCATCTCCAAGCCCAGGGTTGTCGCGGCCGGCTATGGATGGGTAGTGTTCGCCGGCACGGTGCTGATCTTCCTGATGGCCTTCCTCGGGCTCGCCTACAGCATCTATCCCTACGTGGTGCTGGACCGCCTGACCGTCTGGCAGGCCGCGAGCGCCACCGAAGCGCTGGTCGTGATCGGGATCGGCGTGGCGATCACCCTGCCCGCCATCATCATCTACACGATCTTCATGTACCGCGTGTTCTGGGGCCGCGCGCAGGCGCTGAGCTATGGCACGACGGCCGGCCCCGGTCCGGTCGCTTCCTCCGGGCACTGA
- a CDS encoding cytochrome ubiquinol oxidase subunit I: MEFDTLLLSRIQFAANISFHILFPTINIALCWVLVFFRLRTIATKGTPDAAHWEAAYYFWTKVFALSFALGVVSGITMSFQFGTNWPGYMEKAGNIAGPLLGYEVLTAFFLEATFLGIMLFGRDRVSQRVHLVASLMVAGGTTLSAFWILALNSWMQTPSGYEIVDGRFHVLSWWDVIFSPSFPYRLGHKLLASALTVSFLIAGLSAWQLLRGTPHAGTRKALRAGVGLAAIAIPLQIFMGDLHGLNTLHHQPAKIAAIEGVWHTEKSAPLTLFGWPNEKEGRTDYAIQVPKLASLILAHDIDAEIKGLDEFPNAHPPVAPVFWSFRVMVGMGVLMLIVSWWAAWKLLRRRRDGAMAPEPRPLLWTLAAMTFSGWVATLAGWYVTEIGRQPFIVYGLLRTADVVAVHPPALVASTLAAWLLLYVVLLLSYVAVLKYMAEHPAAPAPEAPLPVTTRAGSAALEG; encoded by the coding sequence ATGGAATTCGACACCCTGCTCCTGTCGCGCATCCAGTTCGCGGCCAACATCAGCTTCCACATCCTGTTCCCCACCATCAACATCGCACTCTGCTGGGTGCTGGTGTTCTTCAGGCTGAGGACTATCGCCACCAAGGGCACGCCCGATGCCGCGCATTGGGAAGCGGCCTACTACTTCTGGACCAAGGTGTTCGCGCTGAGCTTCGCGCTCGGGGTGGTTTCCGGCATCACGATGAGCTTCCAGTTCGGCACCAACTGGCCCGGCTACATGGAGAAGGCCGGCAACATCGCCGGCCCGCTGCTGGGCTACGAGGTGCTCACCGCCTTCTTCCTGGAGGCAACCTTCCTCGGCATCATGCTGTTCGGCCGTGACCGGGTGTCGCAGCGCGTCCACCTCGTCGCCAGCCTCATGGTGGCGGGCGGCACCACGCTGTCTGCCTTCTGGATCCTGGCGCTCAACTCGTGGATGCAGACGCCCAGCGGCTACGAGATCGTCGACGGCCGCTTCCACGTGCTGAGCTGGTGGGACGTGATCTTCAGCCCCTCCTTCCCCTATCGCCTTGGGCACAAGCTGCTGGCCTCCGCGCTCACGGTGTCGTTCCTCATCGCCGGCCTGAGTGCCTGGCAACTGCTGCGCGGCACGCCGCACGCGGGCACCCGCAAGGCCCTGCGCGCCGGCGTCGGCCTGGCTGCCATCGCGATTCCGCTGCAGATCTTCATGGGTGACCTGCACGGCCTGAACACGCTGCACCACCAGCCCGCGAAGATCGCCGCGATCGAGGGCGTCTGGCACACCGAGAAGAGCGCACCGCTGACGCTGTTCGGCTGGCCCAATGAAAAGGAAGGCCGCACCGACTACGCCATCCAGGTGCCCAAGCTCGCCAGCCTGATCCTCGCACACGACATCGACGCCGAGATCAAGGGCCTCGATGAATTTCCGAACGCCCATCCTCCCGTGGCGCCGGTGTTCTGGAGCTTCCGCGTGATGGTGGGCATGGGCGTGCTGATGCTCATCGTTTCCTGGTGGGCCGCGTGGAAGCTGCTGCGCCGCAGGCGAGACGGGGCCATGGCGCCGGAGCCGCGCCCGCTGCTGTGGACGCTCGCCGCCATGACCTTCTCCGGCTGGGTTGCGACGCTGGCCGGCTGGTATGTGACGGAAATCGGCCGGCAGCCCTTCATCGTCTACGGGCTGCTTCGCACCGCCGATGTGGTGGCAGTGCATCCACCGGCCCTGGTGGCAAGCACGCTTGCTGCCTGGCTGCTGCTCTACGTGGTCCTGCTCCTCTCCTATGTGGCGGTGCTCAAGTACATGGCCGAACACCCCGCGGCGCCAGCACCCGAAGCGCCTTTGCCCGTGACCACCCGAGCCGGCTCCGCCGCGCTGGAAGGCTGA
- a CDS encoding response regulator: MLKPILLVEDDKRDLELTLIALERSQLANDVVILRDGAQALDYLRREGDYAGRDLGNPAVILLDLKLPKVTGLEVLKEVRDDPALRSIPIVMLTSSQEESDVVKSYELGVNAYVVKPVLFEQFVSAIADLGVFWAVLNEPPPGSLKARRHDS, encoded by the coding sequence ATGCTTAAGCCGATCCTGCTTGTCGAAGACGACAAGCGCGACCTCGAACTCACGTTGATAGCGCTGGAGCGCAGCCAGCTCGCGAATGATGTCGTGATCCTGCGAGATGGCGCGCAGGCGCTCGATTATTTGCGCCGCGAGGGCGACTATGCCGGGCGCGACCTGGGCAACCCTGCCGTCATCCTGCTGGACCTCAAGCTGCCCAAGGTCACTGGCCTCGAAGTCCTGAAGGAAGTGCGGGACGACCCGGCTCTGCGCAGCATCCCGATCGTGATGCTGACCTCGTCGCAAGAAGAGTCCGATGTCGTCAAGAGCTACGAACTGGGGGTCAATGCCTACGTGGTCAAGCCCGTGCTGTTCGAGCAGTTCGTGTCTGCAATTGCAGACCTCGGCGTGTTCTGGGCGGTGCTCAACGAGCCGCCGCCCGGGTCGCTCAAGGCCCGGCGCCATGATTCATGA